A window of the Coriobacteriia bacterium genome harbors these coding sequences:
- a CDS encoding HDIG domain-containing protein, protein MISRDEAFALVSERIPQANLVNHCVATEIIMEALAAHLGCSDDDVARWGLAGLLHDLDYAETADDPVNHGLVSAQLLAGLVDDEMMHAILGHADKATRETLMDHALWCADPTTGFIVAAALVRPDRDLDNVELKSLKKRWKEGAFAKGASREQMAGCELLGMERDDFLALALTAMKARKAEIGL, encoded by the coding sequence GTGATCTCGCGCGACGAAGCCTTCGCGCTGGTCTCGGAGAGGATCCCCCAGGCCAATCTGGTCAACCACTGCGTGGCGACCGAGATCATCATGGAAGCCCTCGCGGCCCATCTCGGGTGCTCGGACGATGACGTCGCTCGCTGGGGTCTCGCGGGCCTGCTCCACGATCTCGACTACGCTGAGACCGCCGATGACCCTGTCAACCACGGGCTCGTGTCCGCACAGCTCCTGGCAGGGCTCGTCGACGACGAGATGATGCACGCGATTCTCGGCCATGCGGACAAGGCCACGCGAGAGACGCTCATGGACCACGCTCTGTGGTGTGCCGACCCGACGACCGGATTCATCGTGGCGGCGGCCCTCGTGCGGCCCGACCGCGATCTGGACAACGTCGAGCTCAAGAGCCTCAAGAAGCGCTGGAAGGAAGGCGCGTTCGCGAAGGGCGCCTCCCGCGAGCAGATGGCCGGGTGCGAGCTTCTCGGCATGGAACGCGATGACTTCCTCGCGCTCGCCTTGACCGCGATGAAGGCGCGAAAGGCCGAGATCGGGCTGTAG
- the hypA gene encoding hydrogenase maturation nickel metallochaperone HypA, whose amino-acid sequence MHEMGITQSILAASFDAATDAGATRITEIRISVGDLTETVDFALNFAFEALTPDTMAEGAVLVINKVPAKSRCLVCGTEYEHDRFQMVCPECGSMAVELLQGRELQIDSIEADNGEDEAAAPPEDTTAPTDTAKE is encoded by the coding sequence ATGCATGAGATGGGCATCACGCAAAGCATCCTCGCCGCTTCTTTCGACGCGGCCACCGATGCGGGCGCGACGAGAATCACCGAGATACGGATCAGTGTCGGCGACCTCACTGAGACGGTGGACTTCGCGCTGAACTTCGCATTCGAGGCGCTGACGCCTGACACGATGGCCGAGGGCGCGGTTCTTGTGATCAACAAGGTGCCGGCCAAGTCGCGCTGTCTGGTGTGCGGAACCGAGTACGAGCATGACCGCTTTCAGATGGTGTGCCCCGAGTGTGGCAGCATGGCAGTGGAGCTTCTGCAGGGGCGCGAACTGCAGATCGACAGCATCGAGGCGGACAACGGCGAGGACGAAGCGGCCGCACCCCCCGAAGACACGACTGCACCGACAGATACCGCGAAGGAGTAA
- the hypB gene encoding hydrogenase nickel incorporation protein HypB, which translates to MEIDLSRPILDLNERLAAENRTLLDSHGVFVLDLMASPGAGKTSTILATIAALRDRYRIAVIEGDIASKVDAEKVKAHGIPAVQINTGGACHLESDMIKRAIEALPLEELDLIIIENVGNLVCPTDFYLGENAKVMILSVPEGHDKPYKYPGIFQISEAVILNKVDTMPVFDFNEEEFNGEVHTLNPKAPIFRIAATKGEGVAEWAEWLAERIEAAKAAVAEKRAGAAE; encoded by the coding sequence GTGGAGATCGATCTCTCTAGGCCCATCCTCGACCTCAACGAGCGCCTGGCAGCAGAGAACAGAACGCTGCTCGATAGCCATGGCGTCTTCGTGCTCGACCTGATGGCCTCACCGGGTGCCGGCAAGACCTCGACGATTCTGGCCACGATCGCCGCGCTGCGTGACCGTTACCGCATCGCCGTCATCGAAGGCGATATCGCGTCCAAAGTCGACGCCGAGAAGGTCAAGGCGCACGGCATCCCGGCGGTGCAGATCAACACCGGCGGTGCGTGCCACCTTGAGAGCGACATGATCAAGCGCGCGATCGAGGCGCTGCCGCTTGAGGAACTCGACCTCATCATCATCGAGAACGTGGGCAACCTCGTATGCCCCACCGACTTCTACCTCGGCGAGAACGCAAAGGTCATGATTCTGTCGGTGCCCGAGGGACACGACAAGCCCTACAAGTACCCCGGCATCTTCCAGATCTCGGAGGCCGTCATCTTGAACAAGGTCGACACCATGCCGGTGTTCGACTTCAACGAGGAGGAGTTCAACGGCGAGGTCCATACCTTGAACCCCAAGGCGCCGATCTTCCGCATCGCCGCGACAAAGGGCGAGGGCGTGGCCGAGTGGGCCGAGTGGCTCGCCGAGCGCATCGAGGCGGCCAAGGCCGCCGTCGCCGAGAAGCGCGCCGGAGCCGCCGAGTGA